From Cucumis melo cultivar AY chromosome 3, USDA_Cmelo_AY_1.0, whole genome shotgun sequence:
TTTACATTACAAATATTTAAGTTGCTTAAATCATCCACATGAACATAATTCATCACCATCCAAattcaaataagaaaaaaaaaacattcaaaatcATCGGTGGGATTGGCTCGTCGACAATTGTACGGAGATCGGTCGTCCTCTCCCACCGCCACCACAACTTCTACACGACATCCGACCCGACCCTGAACATGAACGGCACCCAACATCTCCATCCGACCACCGGACACATAGACACGTGACCCGACCCGACCCTTTACATGTCGGACACCTCGGCATCGACCCAGCCATCGGTAGTTTCTGTTCGATGACAGACTTCACGACCACGGCGCCAGCTAGCACACTCAGGCCGGTGGCAAGCTGAGTCAGAGCAATCTGATCCATTGAAATTAGAGAAGAAACGGAAGTGAAAGAGGATGAATTATGAGGAAATTGGATTTGGggtttaaataaacaaaaagaaaacgTTAGAAGAAAGTGAAATTGGAAGTTGAGGAAAGAGGAATACAAAATTGGTTACTTCGTTATATTTTTCCTTAGAAATGGGTCTTTAACGAAGAAACCCCAATTTTTAGTTGAATTGACGGTTCCCATGAACACGGTGAccaaaacataaaataaaataaataacgATGATATTTTGAATCACGTGAGAAAAATAAAGTCAAATTTGAAGGCTTagaatattttttgtatttttcgaATCCGGCTGAGAAGAAGGAGTCGCCTTCGGACGTCGGAGGACGGCGGGCGGTGGCCGATGATGACGCaatataattttcaaataacGATTAGTCAAGTGATCAAAGTATATGGCTCCCATTGTGATTAGGAAAATTTATTTAAGATCATCaccaaattaaactaaattaagtTTAATATAGTTTATGTATTTTCAAAAGTGAAAGTGATCCAGCTTATCCGATGATACTGTCTTTGTTGGTGATTAAAAATTTGCTAATATCAAGTTTTAGCTTTGTGTTGATTTCATTTGTATTAGAATTCAACCCATGACTTCTTCATCGTCAACCACAAATGTAACTCGGTTGTTTGatagttttttccttttttctttttgttactaAAAATTATTAGAAATGTTAGAAGTGTTCCGAATAGATTATaaattattctattttgttctatgataaaagttaaattataaattttattccaatcttttaaaaaatattagaatttAGTCTATATAGGTAACTTTAAAAGTTATAACTTAGTCTCGattcataaatatttattttttatagtttGTTAAAATGCTTAAAAGAGAAACATTTGAATGTTCGAATCTATCTTGTCATACGATAAAATTAtcttttatatgtatatatacaatcGAAGAAAATGCATGGAGATGAGTATAGTCTGAGTTAGTGAGAGTTATTAGaagaatgatgagaagaatGGAGGTTAAAATTATTGGAATGAAACAAAGGTAAGAGGTAGAATATATTGTTTATTGATATTATGGTTGTAGTTAACTTATTTTTAGGGGAATTTCAAGGTAAGCATCTTCAATACCTTGGAGTTCAAAACTACTTTAGTTTTGGGCTTGATTTGGGACTTCTTTGGGCCAACGGATTTGTAGTCcatcatatttttttattttcaaattcatcTATATGTTATTCTCAAACTAATTTTCCCAATACCCTCTCTCCTTCTCCATGAAAATAAACAAGATatgatgttttctttttcttttttaaatatttaccCGTAAAGTTAGACGATAGTtacaattatatttttaattaggGGTGACCATCAGTCGGTATGGATCAGTTTTGTCAAAAATGACCCTGAACCAATCATAATTAGTTTAGTAAAGTATCAGATTGACCTCTACATTGACGAGTAAGGGTCAGTCCATTGGTTTTTGTCGGGTCGGTTAGGCCGGTTGACACTTAAAAATACTTTTAGAAAATTCTCAAATTGAAActtttcaaaaccgacaccTCTCGTTTTCCAACCAACCTACATCGGTTTGGTCAGTCGGCTGGGTTTTTTGGTATAACATGCTCACCCCTATTTTTAGTGGTCTAATTTTAATACTCGTAGAAGTTTAATGGCTCGATTTTTACAATTGAAAGTATAATTGTAGTTACTATCATACTTTAGAAGTGATTTTTGTTATTTGTCTAAAAATTCATTGTTCTCAAACTTTCGATTTCGTGTCtaatatgtgtatatatgtatTTTCTATTTGATTTGATGTAGACTCATGCAAGAAAATGAGCAATCGAGTTAAAGAAACttttaaatgttttgtttttaaattaagAGATTTATTACGCTTCTAAAGAAATAAAGACAATATATACGAAATTGAAACTTTGAGAATCAAAATTGCCATTTCCAAAATTGGAAATTtatcataaaaaagaaaattatatttgaTGAAAATTGGTTTTGGTTAATGTTAAATTTGAAATTGAGTTCCGTTTGGAGTTCCTATTGTCGACTTATTGGCATACGCCTAATACTTCACCTCTTTATGTGTTTTAAAAGATACTAATTAAATCACTCTTTTTAAATGGTCACTTGAATCAATCTCAAAATTGGTGTTTGGATTCCATACGTCATGTCCAACTTTGGACCacgtttttccttttcttttttaattaaatgttttaatttaaaatatcaatcATTACCGatgaatttaaattatattatataggtcccgtttggtaacttttttttgtttttaacgAACACTACTTTTACCTCAACTTTCTTTGTTACTGTCCACATTCAACCAATGGTCCAAAAAACCAATCTAAATTTTGataacgaaaaaaaaaaaaagctcacaaaaagttatttctttttaaatttagttGAGAATTCAACAATTGTATTTAACAAAATATGCAAATCACAAGTCACGAGTAAAATTATTATGGTAAcactttagttttttttttttttttttctattgacGTCGACGATAAAAGTAAATTGAATTGATCTATTGGTTGAACCCGTATGTTATGAAAtcgattaattttaaaattttaagtttataaaaatttatttttgtaaaattctCATTGTATTTGAGGGGAATCTTCGATTACTTCTCTTATTCTAAAAGAGCACATTAATTGTTAGCGTTACATCCAACTCTCCATCTATTAAAAATAGATCGTCTTACCAAAATAGATACATCTTAATTAACCAATTAAATTATACTTCCACCAAGGGATAATTAAGTTGAACttattcgaaatttgtatagagatggaaatttaaaatgtaaatgtgtaacaTATAAAAAACATGGAAattcaattaaactaaaatcatgagatttttaaacttaaaaagtTAATTTGAAAATAGTGATTTTGATTAAAAGCTATTTTTCAAAAGATCAGTTTTGCATAAATACCACTTCGAATTCGAAGTATAAAGCTGGGCCGTTTGTGGCACACAAAAAGCCCATTttgtagagagagagaaagaaaaagagaaagagaaagagaaagagaaagagaggaatTGAGGTCGAAAGTGGCCATTGCCGGCAGGTAGTCTTAGCATCACATTCATTCACATACGTAAAGTGGCCTCGGTTTCTTCAACTCCGGCGCCGGTatccttcttcctcttccctTCACGTACCGTTTTCCCGACTAACTCGCTGGAATATTCAACGTTGATTACGGAACTACTCTGAAAATGGCGCTCAAATTCCATCCTCTCACCTCTCAATCTCCTAAGTTGCCGTCCTTTGCGATGCCGCAGCTTGCAAGTCTCAGATCTCCTAAGTTTGTTATGGCCTCCACTCTCCGCTCCACCTCCAGGtaacttctttttctctttcctcattcttcttcttttttttttttttaatgcttttcaGATCTTTGTGAATCTTTTGGTTATGTGTTCCCTTGTTTTGCATTGCTTATCGTTCTGTTAACTCctgtttttcttttgtatatCGTTGTTTTTTCGTTCATTTCGAGGTTTGATGTTTTGTTGCTAATGAATTTATTCGATTTATCATTACCTCGGATTGAAATTTAATTGCATGGTTGGCGCGTTTTGTTCTGTTGATCTTTTGCTTTTATGTGTCGCAATTCTGTGTGATTCTCTGCGCATTTTATCTTCTTGATGCGGTTCCTTCCacgaattttatttttaattagttttgtGTTTCCGTTGGTATTTCATGATTTTTCTTCATGtcgttatattttttttacgaTTGCCTTTGATCTCTTTTACTCAAATGGAGAATGCATTGAACGGTGATGAGCATGGAAGTTTTTCATTTGtgttatttttgtttctatCTCCGTCTTCGTTTTCTATTACATATCACCTCGACTGAGTGATTATGGATCATTCCTGCTGAAACAAACAGGCTTATTCCGTTTTGGCTCTtcaaaatgaaattagatgatcaattttatttttcttcgaCAGTAAATTCGAACTGTAGTTAATTGTGTGGTTGCATGACTGTCCATTCGGTATTCTTTGGTGTATTATGCAGCGTTGTGTTCAGTGTTCTGTCTTGTTTTGGAGGCTTCTTGGTGCAGGTCTGTCCTTGGAAATTTTCGGTCCCAACTTGGTTGCTTTTCTTTATTATGTGGCATCACCATCGGCTCTTGATGTTCCAGCTCATTTATGAGGATTCTGATCTTCCCCTGCTCATTTATTCCATATTCTGTGCTGTCTCTGCTTATGTTTTTAAAACCTTTAAGAGACCATATTTTTTTCTGGTGTAAATCTTGAATTTAATCCAATCTTTTACTTGTCATGACTTTCAAAACAACCATTCGTTTGAAGTACTTAAAGGATTAAACATTTAGTTACCTGGAAAAGTCCGACATATGGGAAACATATACTTAATGTCTTTATGACGTATGATGTGGCCATTTTGTTGTGCAGCTCTCTTGTCGATCCATGCGGTCTTTTGCACAGAATGCCTCTGGATAGTATTTTAATTCAGAGACATATCATTTGCATTGAGAAAACCTTAATTGAATAGAAGTTCTACAAAGCTACCATATATTCTGCCTATGCAGTGATGTGATATCTCtgttcattaattttttttactgtgTGTTTTGTAAAATTTCAGGGAGGTTGAGACGCTTAAGAAACCGTTTATGCCTCCAAGGGAAGTGCATCTTCAAGTAACTCACTCAATGCCCCCTCAAAAGATAGAGATATTTAAATCTTTGGAGGATTGGGCTGAAGAGAACCTTTTAGTTCATTTGAAACCAGTGGAGAGGTGTTGGCAACCACAGGATTTTTTGCCAGACCCGGCATTTGATGGATTTCACGAGCAGGTTATGGAGCTTAGAGAGAGGGCAAAGGAAATCCCTGATGATTACTTTGTTGTTTTAGTTGGAGACATGATTACAGAAGAAGCCCTTCCTACTTACCAGACAATGCTGAATACTTTGGATGGAGTCAGGGACGAAACAGGAGCAAGCCCCACTTCTTGGGCAATTTGGACAAGGGCTTGGACTGCTGAAGAGAACAGGCATGGTGACCTTCTGAATAAATATCTTTACCTATCTGGAAGAGTGGACATGAGGCAGATTGAGAAAACAATTCAGTATTTGATCGGATCGGGAATGGTGAGATCCATCTAAACCATcgaattttctttttccttttagctTTACTTCGATTAAAAAAATTACCTTGAACCCCATGAATTATGAGAGTACACTATGCACAAAAAGGCTGATGAATGCACGATTGTCCATACTCCCTTGAGTATTTAATTCCTTCAATTCTTTGTTGTTTCTGAAGCATGAGTCTTGCATGCATTCTATCTGATAACTGATAAAccagtttaaattatattctgaGTCAAGTTTGTTCTTCATAAAGATATTTTTTTTGGCAGAATTCTCTCTTTAGGTGGACATCAGAATTCCATATGTTCGACAATTTATTGACAACTTATGTATGTTGTAAAACTAGTTGGTATTGGAGTAATTATCATTGGAGGTGCTATGAGTATTTAAAAACTTTTTAACCGTGCTATGAGTATTTATGAACATTTTAGCCTTTAGTTGATCCTTATAGGTGATGGGCTCTTCAAATTATTTTAATCCTTTCTCATTTTGATAACTTTTATGGATTGTGTTATAGGACCCAAGGActgaaaacaatccttacctaGGATTTATATACACCTCATTTCAAGAAAGGGCAACGTTCGTCTCCCATGGGAACACTGCCAGACTAGCAAAAGAACACGGAGACATAAAGTTAGCTCAAATATGTGGAACAATTGCTGCAGATGAGAAGCGACACGAGACTGCATATACAAAAATTGTCGAAAAGCTCTTTGAGATAGACCCTGAAGGAACGGTCATAGCTTTTGAAGACATGATGAGGAAGAAAGTCTCAATGCCTGCTCATCTGATGTACGATGGCCGCGACGACAACTTGTTTGATCACTTCTCAGCAGTTGCACAGAGGCTTGGAGTTTACACAGCGAAAGACTACGCAGACATATTGGAGTTTTTAGTTGGGAGATGGAAGGTGGAAAGTTTGACTGGACTGTCGGGCGAGGGACAGAAGGCTCAGGATTATGTGTGCGGATTACCTGCAAGAATTAGAAAGCTAGAAGAAAGAGCTCAGAGTCGGGCAAAAGAAGGTCCTACGATTCCGTTCAGTTGGATTTTCGATCGGCAGGTTAAGCTGTAGAAGGTGAAAGGAGTAGGAAGGAAGGGAATCTGAAGAAGAGGAGTTGATGATGGGGAAAGGGAAAAAAggagaaatcaattcatcatttGGTGTACTTTGTCTTTTTAATGTGTTGAAGAACAATAATGGTCAGTATCATCTTCTTTGCTCTGTTTTGTCCATTCCTTCTCtctttatctctctctctctcaaaaaaaaaaaaaaaaaaaaaagggcaaAAATTTGTTTGTGTTTGTAGTGTAGATACAATATTTTGTGCGTCGGTCTGTCGTTTTAGGTGTGATAGATGTAGAAGGAAGGAAGGTAATGGTAATGGCAGTGTTGTTTGTTTGTGTTTTagtttttgtcatttttacTTCATTTTGTAAAATTTGTTTCCTCGTTGTATCAGAACAATCTACAATTTTGATCATCAATCCTTtccatctctctctttcttctctaaAAACACgttcttttctttcaaattgGCTGTCACGCGTCTTCCTACAAGAATTGCTTTTGGAGTTCGATGtcttatatatctatatatattatagttAATTGCTAATTAGCACTGTTTTCAATTCCGAAGTTATAAACTctcaaaaaaaaatattttcttgcttgaaaattattatcatttagttattttcaggaaaagaaaaaagttacaTTAACTTTGAATCATTAAATTTAGAGAAAATTACCTTTTTGTAGTTAGTCTTtaggttttgttttgtttccgAGAATGATAGGTCGGTTCAAATCACCATCTCCAAGTTGATGTACAAGTTGATCCTTATAAACCTATGTACCGTAGCTTTCTCTtgaatttaatatataatatttaaaatataagaaccaaaatttgatttttaaaatgtttttgaatttttattagATTCGGCAATTTCATCTAAAACTTCCTCGAACACTTGTGGAAGAATTGCTTATCATACGTTtactaaaatttcatatttagtTTCGTTATTTTTGTGAAAGCATTTTTCTATCTCTTTATTTCAGCCTTAATTACCCTAAGCCGAGTCATAATTTTTAATTCGATCGATCCTTCACCTACCCCACATTTACTCCTCAATTTTTGTTAGATCTTCATTTCGaaatttatcaaatatattcTGAATCTAAACACTAATTTCAATTTCACTTTTGTGTTCGCATTTCTCCGTGAATTTCACAAAGACCCCTTTTCACGTGTCATTTTCTTTCACATCCTCCATACTCATTTGAGTATTTTATTAAACGATCTTCATGAGATGAGTCTTGATAAAGAGAAAATCCACACATTCACTTTCGTCCACTAATCCATCTCGTTTCTAATTTCTATGCAACTATAGAAATCTTACGATAGAGACATCGAGCATTAAAGATTGGAAGGAATACTAGAAAAATATTGAGAcaaagaaggaaatccaaaaatCAGATGGCAGGAGGTTATGGTTAAGAAATCGAATTCGAAGTGAGAATCTACGAGAGATAAGCCTAGCAAAAAAAACCTGAACAGTAAAAAATAGGTATAACAAGAACATCCTCACGGATGAGTTTTACCAGAGATCATGATAACGTATGAGATTAGATCCACAACTGTATGAATTCAGATTCAATCTTCCAGGTCTCATTTCAAAAGCTTTTGAATGAAAGCAGCGAGGAGTAAAAGGTTTCGTTAAAACAAAAATCGACAAAATTCTTTACTAAAAAAAATCTAGCTCATAAAAAAGGTCAGGAAAAgaaacagaagaagattaggagATTGAATGAATGTAGCGACTTGTTCGAGGCCATGATCAAAACCAAAAGATTTGCCAGGCACGGAGAATCGCTAAACGTTAGTATTGCCAACCTTCAATGCAATTCACGCCATTATAATCAAAGACGCCCTTGCTCTGCAAATTGGCATTAACTCCATTTACCTTCTTCCATTCAAAAGAGAAGTAAAAGAAATACGAAAGAATTGAAAATACAAATTAAGAAATACGAAACGCTACCTAAAACGCTAAAAATATAGAGATGGAAAGTTCACTACGCGAAGAGTACGAAGAACTGTGAGGTTGGGGGCGGCATTTTATAGGCTGCGAAGAAGATGAACTAAAACCCTAATTGTATTTTGCATAACATATAAAATTACAAATGAGCCCTTCCGTAGAACTCGGCCAACTCACCCTGCAGATGGGCCTCTTTTTAAACACGTTCTCCATTTTATTGGGCTTCAGGCCCAACCCAAATAATTTCATATTCCGACCCGACCCGGCTCAAACAAATTTATAGCTCGAAAGAAATTTTGTTTGACtttgttaaaaaatatatatctttattttttaattattattttcattagAAATAGACAGAAACAATTGGAAATAAATTCAATTTTGATATGATATGAGTTGCTACGGTAATACCATATTTTTGTAATCTAGATCCTTGAGAATAATTTCTAAAGCTGTCATATAGTCCCTATTTTCAATACTTTTCAATTTGGTATTTTGAAGTTacgaaaaatatttacaaatatagtaaaattttagaatttatcAATAAACACATGATAAAAGTACGTCGATATCTATTCTTGATAGATTTTGGAGAACTGTCCAaaaatcattttcttttaaatgacATGTTTATCCATTAAACTTCCCCGATTCACCGAATATTATGTTGTATAAGTTTTACTATCGAACAATTATAGCATAGAGAAGAAAAATTAGATTTAGTATTAAATATACAGCAAGCCAACATTGATTTATAGTTATATGGAAACGACTCTACTACATCTTTTATGAGAGAAGAGAAGGTAGCGGTGTCAGCTCACAGTATTTTTCTTTAGCAGCTGAACAAAGCAGCAATCCATTTCAACTTGTTATAATGTTAGTATAGTTGGATCAACAACCAAGTTTGGAACAAGGGGATTTCATTAACAAGCATTATGTACTGCCAGAAAAAACGTTGTTGTTCTATGCCTCAGAAAGATCTATACCCTCACTGACTGGAATTGTTGCCTCGGGCGGTCTGTTCTGGATACCTTCATCGACTGAAGGCTGAGATTCGTGTTTCGCAGCAGCTTGCAACACCCTGTTTTGAACATCCAAGGAGGAAGGAGATGTTGGTAATCCAACGCCGTTTGTTTCTAGTTTCCCAGCAGCCCATGATAATGCCTGAGCTCCAAGACTGACTGGAGTAAGTAAGAGCCTATAAGAATCCACAAGATGGAATGGTCAGAGACTTTGGTGTATAAATGGCTAGAAAAGCAAGTGAAAATGGTCGAATAGGATAGATATTAGGTAGTTAGACTTCACCTGACATCTTTGTTCAAATCTTCAGCATCTTCATAAGATGCAAGTCGCCGATAAATTGTCTGGTGAAGTTGCCATAACATATCAATTTGACAGTAGAGTAATAGTACTTCCAAAGTAGGCAGCATAACCATGAATTTTGATTAGTTAAACTTGTAGAACACAATGGTACCTGACCGATGCCGATGATGGCAATTATTTGTAGTGACGTCTCCCACTCTGATAGACAAGAATTGTATTTGTTAGAAAAAGATTAAATGGGCCCCTTCAGGGTACCACATATGACCTTATCATCCAGACAAACGAGACGGGGTGTACCGGCTTTAATAACCAGTGGTTAAGATTAAAAGTACAAAACAAATCAGCGTCAATTTGATGACTGAAATCAACGAGGAACTGCAGGGTTTCAGAAAAGAACAGATACATAAAAGTTGTTTAATGATGTTGGAAGACAACAAAAACGCACCAATTACTGCACATTTTAATTCAAAGGTGCCTACTCGTCATAATTATTTATGAAACGATGGAATA
This genomic window contains:
- the LOC103487766 gene encoding acyl-[acyl-carrier-protein] desaturase, chloroplastic; translated protein: MALKFHPLTSQSPKLPSFAMPQLASLRSPKFVMASTLRSTSREVETLKKPFMPPREVHLQVTHSMPPQKIEIFKSLEDWAEENLLVHLKPVERCWQPQDFLPDPAFDGFHEQVMELRERAKEIPDDYFVVLVGDMITEEALPTYQTMLNTLDGVRDETGASPTSWAIWTRAWTAEENRHGDLLNKYLYLSGRVDMRQIEKTIQYLIGSGMDPRTENNPYLGFIYTSFQERATFVSHGNTARLAKEHGDIKLAQICGTIAADEKRHETAYTKIVEKLFEIDPEGTVIAFEDMMRKKVSMPAHLMYDGRDDNLFDHFSAVAQRLGVYTAKDYADILEFLVGRWKVESLTGLSGEGQKAQDYVCGLPARIRKLEERAQSRAKEGPTIPFSWIFDRQVKL